One Helianthus annuus cultivar XRQ/B chromosome 7, HanXRQr2.0-SUNRISE, whole genome shotgun sequence genomic region harbors:
- the LOC110866205 gene encoding ethylene-responsive transcription factor ERF026, with protein MSTSFYTKTSLKTTGKHTTFHGIRSRNGKWVAEIREPRKTSRIWLGTYPTAEMAAAAYDVAALALKGGDTTLNFPDFVGSYQVPESPEPALIRRAAGEAAESMKVFREREDGDRAVGGDRNDEFIDEEAIFDMPNLLVDMAGGMLVSPPRHMVVDDRPLGDSSDCDNLWSY; from the coding sequence ATGAGTACATCCTTCTACACCAAAACCTCTCTAAAGACCACCGGTAAACACACCACCTTTCACGGTATACGTAGCCGGAACGGCAAGTGGGTCGCCGAGATTCGCGAGCCACGTAAAACATCCCGTATATGGCTAGGAACATACCCTACGGCCGAGATGGCTGCAGCCGCATATGACGTAGCGGCTTTGGCACTCAAGGGTGGTGACACGACGCTGAACTTCCCAGACTTTGTGGGATCATATCAAGTTCCAGAGTCCCCGGAGCCCGCCTTGATAAGGCGGGCTGCTGGAGAAGCTGCTGAGTCGATGAAGGTGTTTAGAGAGCGAGAAGACGGCGACCGGGCCGTTGGTGGTGACCGGAATGATGAGTTTATTGATGAAGAAGCGATTTTTGATATGCCGAATTTGTTGGTGGATATGGCTGGTGGAATGCTAGTGAGTCCACCGCGGCATATGGTTGTTGATGATCGGCCATTGGGGGACTCTTCTGACTGTGACAACTTGTGGAGCTATTAG
- the LOC110867789 gene encoding serine/threonine-protein phosphatase 2A 65 kDa regulatory subunit A beta isoform-like: MSYRTQTNTLAKVYSIRDAAENNLKRLSEEFGPDWAMQHIVPQVLDMIKNPHYLYRMTVLRAISLLAPVMGSVITCSKLLPVVVTASKDRVPNIKFNVAKVLQSLVLIVDPFLVFPYYVDVVILLEIETFDPFASEWVGLTIAFDRKQVGWFCRFEIQTARFSSFNGSVRSETWNQPYITEPFGMVQTSNRQTARQTEQFGYMVGLIWLNQQACFGLGDSVVEKSIKPCLVELAEDPDVDVRYLANQALQSIDQVMMSS; encoded by the exons ATGAGctatcgaacacaaacaaacacgttAGCGAAG GTTTACTCCATCAGAGATGCTGCTGAAAATAACCTAAAACGCCTTTCAGAGGAATTCGGCCCAGATTGGGCGATGCAGCACATAGTCCCACag GTCTTGGATATGATTAAGAACCCGCATTACTTGTACCGTATGACGGTTCTTCGTGCTATTTCTTTACTGGCCCCTGTTATGGGCTCAGTAATCACTTGTTCTAAACTGCTTCCTGTAGTTGTTACTGCATCAAAGGACAG AGTTCCGAATATCAAGTTTAATGTTGCGAAGGTCTTGCAATCTCTAGTTCTTATAGTTGACCCGTTTTTGGTGTTCCCTTATTATGTAGATGTTGTAATCTTACTTGAGATAgaaacttttgacccgtttgcttcTGAATGGGTCGGATTAACAATTGCTTTTGACCGGAAGCAAGTCGGTTGGTTCTGCCGGTTTGAGATCCAAACGGCTCGGTTTTCAAGCTTTAATGGTTCGGTCCGGTCTGAAACTTGGAACCAACCATATATAACTGAACCGTTTGGTATGGTTCAAACTTCAAACCGTCAAACCGCCCGTCAAACCGAACAGTTCGGTTATATGGTTGGTTTAATCTGGCTGAACCAACAGGCTTGCTTCGGTTTGGGTGATTCG GTGGTTGAGAAAAGCATCAAGCCATGTTTGGTAGAGCTGGCGGAGGACCCAGACGTCGATGTGCGTTATTTGGCGAACCAAGCTCTTCAATCAATCGATCAAGTGATGATGTCTAGCTAA
- the LOC110867788 gene encoding RNA polymerase II C-terminal domain phosphatase-like 4 produces the protein MSLVDESPVNSSSSDDFAAFLDAELSDTNPQQEEEKQESDDDDADDNDDEINAVIERTKRRKISVVDDTEEPNGSTSHIVQTEVTETSVKVDICIHPGFIGGMCIKCGEKTDDDTQSSVAFGYIHKDLRLANDEIARLRDRDLKNLLRHKKLYLVLDLDHTLLNSTRFSDLTQDEGYLLNPNDPMQDALKGSLFKLPFMNMVTKLRPFVHTFLKEASNYFEMYIYTMGERAYALEMAHLLDPGRVYFDSKVIAQGDCTQSHQKGLDVVLGQENAVLILDDTEQVWSKHKDNLISMERYHFFASSCKQFGYESKSLSELRSDESDTDGALATVLKVVKRVHSMFYDSELGENFAGRDARQMLHAVRSEVLKGCKIVFSRVFPTKFQADNHHLWMLAERLGATCSTEVDSSVTHVISTDIGTEKSRWAIQENKFLVEPRWLEAANFLWQRLPEESFPVKVNR, from the exons ATGAGTCTCGTTGATGAATCGCCGGTGAACTCGTCAAGCAGTGACGATTTTGCTGCATTTCTGGATGCAGAGTTATCTGATACTAATCCTcaacaagaagaagaaaaacaagaatctGATGATGACGATGCCGACGACAACGATGATGAGATTAATGCAGTTATTGAAAG GACAAAGAGAAGGAAGATCAGTGTAGTGGATGATACAGAAGAACCTAACGGTTCAACATCTCATATAGTTCAAACAGAAGTAACAG AAACATCAGTGAAGGTGGATATATGCATACATCCTGGTTTTATCGGAGGAATGTGCATAAAATGTGGAGAAAAAACGGATGATGATACTCAGTCTAGTGTGGCATTTGGTTATATACACAAG GATCTACGACTTGCCAATGATGAAATAGCTCGTTTGCGTGACAGAGATTTAAAAAATTTGCTACGCCATAAAAAGCTTTATTTGGTTCTTGATTTAGACCACACGCTACTAAACTCAACAAGGTTTTCAGATTTAACTCAAGATGAAGGATATTTATTGAACCCAAATGACCCTATGCAAG ATGCCCTAAAAGGTAGTTTATTCAAATTACCATTCATGAACATGGTGACAAAACTGAGGCCGTTTGTTCACACATTCCTTAAAGAAGCAAGTAATTATTTCGAAATGTACATCTACACCATGGGGGAGCGCGCTTATGCATTAGAAATGGCACATTTACTGGACCCTGGTAGAGTTTACTTTGACTCTAAAGTCATTGCGCAAGGTGATTGTACTCAAAGTCATCAAAAAGGACTTGATGTAGTGTTGGGACAAGAAAATGCCGTTTTGATCCTTGATGACACAGAACAA gtaTGGTCAAAGCATAAAGATAATTTGATTTCAATGGAACGCTATCATTTCTTTGCCTCAAGTTGTAAACAATTTGGTTACGAGTCTAAATCTCTTTCTGAACTGAGAAGTGATGAAAGTGATACTGATGGTGCTCTTGCAACTGTTCTGAAAGTTGTTAAACGGGTGCATAGTATGTTTTATGACTCG GAACTTGGGGAGAATTTTGCAGGACGTGATGCAAGACAG ATGTTGCATGCGGTTCGTAGTGAAGTTTTGAAGGGTTGCAAAATTGTATTCAGTCGAGTTTTCCCAACAAAATTCCAAGCAGATAACCACCATTTATGGATGCTGGCAGAGAGATTAGGAGCTACATGCTCTACCGAGGTTGACTCATCGGTGACACATGTCATATCCACAGATATTGGAACTGAGAAGTCACGTTGGGCgattcaagaaaacaagtttTTGGTCGAACCGCGGTGGTTGGAAGCTGCGAATTTTCTATGGCAGAGGTTACCAGAGGAGAGTTTTCCCGTAAAAGTTAATCGTTGA